In one window of Leptospira sp. WS92.C1 DNA:
- the casB gene encoding type I-E CRISPR-associated protein Cse2/CasB, whose translation MSIVTRLQKIQEDRGAMANLRCISVESKKQRAWPVLSRIGISIQNEVGAFVAGLFAKHPLIASSGNFGQTCKQIETKREGRSEDNKLSATERRFLHLLAAKNMKERLQRILRIVSLAESHQVPVNYGQLYCDLKRWNDSTKQNWAMEFWNTNAD comes from the coding sequence ATGAGCATTGTAACAAGATTACAGAAGATTCAGGAAGACCGTGGAGCAATGGCCAATCTCCGTTGCATCTCCGTAGAAAGCAAAAAGCAGCGTGCCTGGCCAGTATTAAGCCGTATAGGAATTAGTATTCAAAATGAAGTGGGTGCTTTTGTTGCTGGCTTGTTTGCAAAACATCCGCTTATCGCCTCAAGTGGAAATTTCGGTCAGACATGCAAACAAATAGAAACTAAACGCGAGGGACGTTCAGAAGACAATAAATTGAGTGCGACAGAACGAAGATTTCTGCATCTTCTCGCTGCAAAGAATATGAAAGAAAGGCTTCAAAGAATTTTACGAATCGTGTCCTTGGCAGAGTCCCATCAGGTTCCAGTAAACTATGGGCAACTTTATTGTGACCTGAAACGTTGGAACGATAGTACAAAGCAAAATTGGGCTATGGAATTCTGGAATACTAACGCTGATTAA